GTTATCTCGCGGCCGCCGATCCCGCGCTCCCGCCCGGTGGCACGGTCGAACTGCAGATGCCGGTGGACACCGGCGCGGCGGGCGGGCTCGACCCGCAGCTGGCCGACGTGGCCGTGTCGTGGCAGCTGATGTCGCTGGTCTACGAAACGCTGGTCACCGTCGGCCCGGACTTCGAGCCGCTGCCAGGACTGGCCGAGCGCTGGGAAACGCCGAGCCCCACAGAGTACGTGTTCCACCTGCGGCCCGGCGTCACCTTCTCCAACGGCCGCGCGATGACCGCGGCCGACGTGGTCGGCAGCATGAACCGGCTGCTGGCGGGCGAAGGCGTGTGGCGCACGCAGATCGGGCCGGTCGAATCGGTGACCGCGCTGGACCCGGCAACCGTGCGGTTCCGGCTTTCCAGTCCCTACACACCGTTCCTGTCCGCGCTGGCGAACACCCCGGCCGCGGTGCTGCCGATGACCGAGGTCGAGAACGGTTCGGTGGACCTGACCAAGACCATGCTCGGCACCGGCCCGTTCGTGGACACCTTCCACCGGCAGGACGTGCTGTGGCGGTTCAAGCGCCGCCCGGACTACTGGGCGCCGGGCAAGCCGGCCGCCGACGCGGTGAACATCTCGATCGTGCCGCAGGAACCGACCCGGATCGCCTCGCTGCAGAACAACAGCGCGAACCTGGCGGTACTGGGCAATGTGGACGCACCACAGGTGTTGGCCGGCGTGCGCGGCGTGACCGTGCGCGCACAGTCCACAACGGACTTCTACTACCTGATGCTGAACAGCAACGCGCCGGGTGGCAAGTTCGCCGATCCCCGGGTGCGCACCGCGATCAACATCGCGATGGACCGCGCGCAGATCGCCCAGGTGGCCACGAACGGGCTGGGCAAGCCGACCGGGGTGACCCCGGTGGACCTGCCGGACGCCTGCGACCCGGCCACGCTGCCGTCGGCGACCGCCGGGCTCGATCGCGCTCGCCAGTTGCTCGCCGAAGCGGGGGTGCGGAACCTGAAGTTCGTCATCACCGCCTACGCCACCGAGCCCGCACCCGCGGTCGCGCAGGTGATCCAGCAGAACCTGGCGCGCATCGGCATCGAGGTGACCATCGAGCAGCTCGACGAGGGCAGCTGGGCGGGCAAGGTGTACGGCTCGGTACCCGCCGGGTTCGACGCCGCGCTGTCGTGGTTCGCCGGGTACGCCGGGGCGGGCATGGTGGCCAAGTGGTGGAACCCGGAGCAGGCCGCCTTCAATCTCGGCTTCATGAAGCCGAATCCGGAGCTGAACCGGGTGATCGACGCGGCGGCGGCCCGACCGGACGGTCCGGACCGGGCGCCCGCGCTGCGTGAGCTGTGCACCGCGGTGGACACCGACGCGCAGATGATCCCGCTGGTGACCCGGCCGGTGCTCGTCGGTTACCGCCACGATTCGGTCAGCCCCACGGTGTACGCCACCGAGGGGTACGGCAACGCGTTCCGCGGCCTGGCCGACTTCCGCCTGGTCGGCAGACCCTGATGAGAGGAAAACCGTAGTGCGCCTGGTTTCCTGGTGGGTCCGCCGGCTGGTGAGCGCGGTGCTGACCTTGTTCGTGGTGTCCGTCCTGATCTTCGCCGCCTCGCGGTTGATGCCCGGCGGGTTCGCCGAGGTGGTGCTCGGCCCGTTCGCCACCCCGGAGCAGCGGGCCGCGATGTCGGAGAAGTACGGGCTGGACCAGAGCCTGTTCGCGCAGTACGGGCTCTGGCTCTCCGCCGCGCTCCACGGTGATCTCGGTACCTCGCTGCTCAGCGGGGAACCGGTGGCAGGCGAGTTCGGCCTGCGCATCCCGGTCACCGTCGAGCTGACCCTGCTCGGCATCGGCGCGGCCGTGCTGATCGGTGTGCCCCTGGGGGTGTACACCGCGGTGCGGGCGGGCAAGCGGGGCGGCGGAGCGCTGGGCAGGCTGGCCGGCGGGCTCGGGGTGAGCGTGCCCGAGTTCGTGCTCGGCAGCCTGGTGGTGTTCGTTTTCTCCCGGTACGCGCTGGGGCTCACCGTCGGCGGTTACCGGCCGCTCGGCGAGGACCTCGGCGCGAACCTGCGGTCGATGGTGCTGCCCGCGGCGGTGCTGTCCGTGTTCGCCATCGCGGTGACCGCGCGGACCACCCGGGACGCGGTGATGAACGTGCTGGTCGAGCCGTACATCACCGCGTCGGTGGCCAGGGGCGAGACATCGCTGTTCATCATCGGCAGGCACGTGCTGCGCAACGCGTCGATCCCGATCCTGGTGGTGCTCACCTCGACCACGGCGTACCTGCTCGGCGGCGCGGTGATCGTCGAGCACCTGTTCAACCTGCCCGGTGTCGGCTCGTACGTGGTGCAGGCCGTCGGCCGCCGCGACTACGCGGTGGTGCAGGCGGGCGTGCTGCTCGCGGCGGTGGTCTTCGTGGTGCTCAACATGCTCTCCGACGCGGCCTCGGGTGTGCTCGACCCGCGCTTCGGGACCGACCGGAAGGCGAACCGATGAAGCTCGATCGGCTGGCTCGTGCCGGGCTGTGGTGCCTCGGCGTCCTGGTGCTCGCCGCGCTCGCGGGCGCGGTCTTCGGCCTCGGCGGTGCGCCGGACGCGATCGTCGGCCCGCGCCTTGCGCCACCCAGCGGGGACTGGCTGTTCGGTACCGACCAGCTCGGCCGGTCCATGCTGCCCAGGGTGCTCGAAGGCATCGGCACCACGCTGCTGCTGTCCACCATCGCGGTGGTGGTGACCGCCGCGCTGAGCACCCTGCTCGGCATCGTCGCCGGTTACCGCGGCGGCTGGCTCGGCGAACTGGTGCTGCGCTCGGTGGACGTGCTCTATTCGTTCCCGGCGATCGTGCTGGCCATCCTGGTCGCCGCGGTGGCCGGGCCGGGGCAGCCGGCCACCATGGCCAGCATCGTGCTGGTCACCATCCCGCTGATGACGCGGCTGGTCCGCGCCGCCGCGGTGACCGTGGCACAGCGCGACTACATCACCGCCGCGGTGATCAGCGGGGTCGGCCGGTGGCGGATCCTGACCGGGCACGTGCTGCCGAACGTGTCCGGCACCATCGCCGTCCAGGGCACCTACGCGCTGTCGGTGGGCATCCTGGTCGAAGGCGGGCTGAGCTTTCTCGGGTTCGGCGTGCAGCCACCGGACTCCTCGCTCGGCGTGCTCATCCAGCAGGGCGGGATCTACCTGCTCGCGGCACCGTGGCTGCTGGCCTTCCCCGGTGCCGTGCTGGTGGTGGCGATCCTGGCCATCAACGTGTTCGGCGACGGTCTGCGCGACCGGCTCGAACCGAGGGAGTCGAGGTCACTGGTATGACGCAGCTGCTCCAGATCGACCGGCTGGCGGTCGACTACGGTCCGGTCCGCGCGCTCGACGGCGCCTCGCTGACGGTCGGGCGCGGGGAAACCGTGGGCATCGTCGGCGAAAGCGGGTCGGGGAAGTCCACTTTGGGCGCGGCGATCGGCGGCCTGCTGCCGCGGGCGGCCACCGTCGCCGGCGGTGAGGTGCGCGTCGGCGGGGTCGCGGTCGGCGGGCTGGCGCCGCGCGAACTGCGGACCCTGCGCCGGGAGCGCCTGGGCTTCATCTTCCAGGAGCCGATCGGCTCGCTCGACCCGACCATGCGCGTCGGCAAGCAGGTCGCGCTCGCCCTGCGTGGCCGCGCGGGCAAGGCCGAAGTGCTCGACCGGCTGGCTTCGGTGAAGCTCGCCGACCCCGCCAGGGTGGCCCGCGGTTATCCGCACCAGCTTTCCGGCGGAATGGCCCAGCGGGTGGCGATCGCGATGGCGATGGCCGCCGAACCGGAGCTGCTGATCGCCGACGAGCCCACCGCGGCACTGGACAGCCAGGTCCGCGACGAGGTGCTCGACCTGGTTTTCGCGCTCGCCGCCGCGGCGGGCACGACGATCCTGTGGCTCAGCCACGATCTGCCCGCGGTCGCACGCCGGTGTTCGCGGGTGGTGGTGATGTACGGCGGTCGCGTGGTCGAATCCGGCGCGGCTTCGGCGGTGCTCGGTGAGCCGCGGCATCCGTACACCGCCGCGCTGGCCCGGTCCGTGCCCGGCGCGGTGGCCGAGGGCGAGCGGCTGGTGTCGATCCCCGGCCAGCCGCCGGTGCTCTCCGGCGCTTCCACCGGCTGCGCGTTCGCCGCGCGGTGCCCGGAGGTGCTGGATTCCTGCGCGGGCGAACGCCCGCTGCTGCACGTCTCCGCCGATCGTGACGTGCTGTGCCACCGCGCCGGCTCCGCCGTGGGAGCGAGCCGATGAGCACCCCGATCCTCGAACTCGACGACGTGACCGTCACCTTCACCTCGGGGCCGCCGCTGCGCCGCCGGTCGACGCACGCGGTGCACGGGGTGAGCCTGCGGATCGACCCCGGCGAAACCGTCGGCCTGGTCGGCGAATCCGGTTCCGGCAAGACCACCACCAGCATGGTGGCGCTCGGCCTGCGCACGCCCACCAGCGGCGAGGTGCGGTTCGACGGACAGCCGTTCCCGAAGCGCCGCCGGGCGCTGGCCGGGCGGATGCAGGCGGTGCTCCAGCATCCACAGTGGTCACTCGATCCGCGCATGCGCGTCGGGCGCTCGGTCGCGGAACCGCTTACCGTACTGGGAAAAACCGATCTCGCCGGGCGTACCGGGGAGATGCTGGAGCAGGTCGGGCTGGACGCCTCGTTCGCGCGGCGCTACCCGCACCAGCTCTCCGGCGGGCAGCGGCAGCGGGTCTCGATCGCCAGGGCGCTGGTCACCCGGCCGCCGTTCCTGGTCTTCGACGAGGCGGTCAGCGCGCTGGACGTCTCGGTGCAGGCGCAGATCCTCAACCTGATCAAGGACCTGCAGGCCGAACTCGGCTTCGCCGCCCTGTTCATCTCGCACGACCTCGGTGCCGTCCGGTACGTCGCGGATCGGATCGCGGTGATGCGCGGCGGTGAGATCGTGGAGAACGCCGAGGCGGCCGTCTTCTACCGGGAACCGGAACACGAGTACTCGCGACAACTGATGGAGGCACTGTGAGCAACGCGCCCGAAACCCGGCTGGCCAGGCCGTCGGCCTTCGCCCCGGGGGCGCTGACGAACGACGACGCCGAGCTGACCCCGCAGCCGAGCGAGGGCCGCGCGGTGGTGCCGTTCGACCTGCCGGGCGTGCTCGTCGGCACGGCCGAGTACCACGAGGGCCCGACCGGCTGCACGGTGCTGCACTTTCCCGACGGCGTGCGCACCGCGATCGACGCCAGGGGTGGCGCGGTGGGCCTCAGCGGCGGGTACGACATCCACCAGGCGATCGTGTTCGCCGGCGGTTCGGTCTACGGGCTGGAGGCCGCCGCCGGGGTCGGCACGGAACTGCTGCACCGCGTGGAGAACCGCACGCACTGGGCCGCGCTGCAGCACGTCTCGGGCGCGGTGATCTACGACTTCTCCGCCCGTGACACCGCCATCGCGCCCGACGCGGCGCTGGGCCGTGCGGCATTGCGCAACGCGAAGCCGGGGAAGTTCCCGGTCGGGCGCTGCGGGGCGGGCCGGACCGCCTCGGTGGGCAAGATCGACTTCGGCCGCGCCGAGTTCGCCGGTCAGGGTGCCGCGTTCCGCGAGATCGGCGGGATGAAGGTGCTGGTCGCCACCGTGGTCAACGCGGTCGGCGTGGTGGTCGACCGCGACGGCCGCGTGGTGCGAGGGAACGTGCACGCCGACACCGGCGAGCGCAAGCTGCCGGTCGAGGACTACGCGCTCGCCGCCGGTGGCGGGCAGCCGGTGGGCACGCTCGCCGGGAACACCACGCTGACCGTGCTGGTGACCAACGTGCGCCTGCCCGAGGTGTCGCTGCGCCAGCTCGGCACGCAGGTGCATAGCTCGATGCACCGCGCGATCCAGCCGTTCCACACCGAGATCGACGGTGACATCCTGTTCACCTGCACCACCGACGAGGTCGACCTGACCGGGATCACCGCGACCGGGCTCGGCGCCATCGCCTCGGAGGTGGCCTGGGACGCGGTGCTGAGCAGCGTCGAATGAGGAGCGCCATGCGCATCGCCGTCCACCTCTCCACGGAGACCGAACCGGCTGCCCGCGGCCGGGAACTGGGCCGGGCCCGGCGTGCCGAACTGCACGCCGCGTTCGCCCGCTACACCGAACTGTTCGAGGCCGAGGGCGCACGAGACGGCCAGGTGGCCGAATGGGGTGCGCGGGCGCTCGCGGAAACGGCGGCGTGGGCGCCGGAACTGGCCGCGGAGATGACCGGCATGGCGGAAGGTGCCGGTCTCGAAGCGTGGCAGCTCGGGGTGCTCAACGGGCGCACCGAGATCCTCGCCGCGCTCGCGGTCACCGGGGAAGGGGAGTGCTCGGCGGCGGTGCTGCTGCCCCCGTCGGGCGCGCCCCGGACCGTGCAGACCTGGGACTGGCACGACACCTTCCGCGAGGGAATGCTGCTCTGGTCGCTGGAACCGCGGCCCGGCCGCCGCGTGCACACGTTCACCGAGTTCGGGGTGGTCGGCAAGGTCGGCGTGAACAGCGACGGCCTCGGCCTGCACTTCAACGTGCTGCGTCACGCCTCGGACCACACCGGCATCGGCGTGCCGGTGCACGTGGTCGCCCGGCGCATCCTGGACGAGGCGACCACCGTCGGCGAGGCGGCCGAGCTGGCGCGTTCGGCGCGGCTCTCGGCGTCCACCGTGCTCACCGTGGTCACCTACGACGGGGAGCGCGGGGACGCCATCGGCCTCGAGCTGTCTCCCGAACGCGTGGGTGAACTGCCCGTCGGTTCGGACGGGGTTCTGTTGCACACCAACCACTTCCTCGACGAGAAGCTGGCCGAGGGGGAGCAGACCTCCAACGAGGTGTCCAGCACCTTCGACCGGCTGCCCGGGTTGCGGGAGCGCGTTTCCGCGCTGAACACCACCGACCGCACCGAGCGTGCGCGGGCCCTGCACTCGCACCGCGGTGACGGCCCGGGCATCTGTGCGCACGCCGATCTTTCACTGCCCGCTCACCTGCGGTGGGAGAGCCTGGCCACGATCAGCCTCGACGTGGCCGCCGGGCGGCTGTACGCGCACGAAGGTGGGCCCTGCGGGGTCGGACCCGATGGCTGGCAGGAAGTTCCGTTCGACGAGAAAGGCCGGGTATGACCGCCGACATCAGTTATGACCCCCGCACCGGCGCCGCGGCGGGTGAGGTCGAGGCGACCCCGGACGCGGAGGTGGACGCGGCGCTCGCGCGGGCGGCCGCCGCCGCGCCGATCGTCGCCGCCACGTCACCGGCCGACCGGTCGGCGTGGCTGTACGCGATCGCCGGCGCGCTCGACGAGCCGTCCACTGTGGACGAACTGATCTCGCTGGCCGACGCGGAGACCGCGCTCGGCGAACCCAGGCTGCGGATGGAGATCGGCCGCACTTCGGGTCAGCTGCGCTACTACGCCGACGTGGCGGTCGAAGGCTCTTACCTCCAGGTCACCATCGACCACGCGAAGCCGCCGACGCCGGCGATCGCCAGGGTGCAGGTCCCGCTCGGGCCGGTCGCGGTGTTCGGCGCGAGCAACTTCCCGTTCGCGTTCAGCGTGCTCGGCACCGACACCGCCTCGGCGCTCGCGGCGGGCTGCCCGGTGGTGGTCAAGGCGCATCCCGCGCACCCGCGGCTCAGCGCGCGGCTGGCGGAGCTGACCCGGACGGCGCTGGCGGGCACGTCCGCGCCGGAGGGCCTGTTCGAGCTGGTGTCCGGATTCGATGCGGGTGCCCGGCTGGTGCGCTCCGAGCACACCGCCGCGGTCGCGTTCACCGGTTCGCAGCGGGCCGGGCTGGCGCTGTGGCAGCTGGCGAACGAGCGCGAGGTGGTCATCCCGGTCTTCGCCGAGATGGGCACGGTGAATCCCGTCGTGGTGACCCCGGCCGGTGCGGGTCGGCTGGCCGAACTCGCCGAAGGCTTCGTCGGCTCGTTCACCCTCGGGACCGGGCAGTACTGCACGAAGCCGGGCATGCTGTTCGTCCCGAGTGGACACTCGGCGGCCGAGGTGGTGGCCGAAGAACTGGAGAAGCGCGCGCCGAAGTCGTGGATGCTGACCGAGCGGATCGCGCGGGACGCGGCCGCGGGCGTGGGGGAGCTGGTCACCGCCGGTGGTCGTGTGGTCGGCTCGACCGAGGGGCCGGGCGAGGGCTGGACGGTGGCTCCGGCCGTGTTGTCGGTGCCGATCGAGAAGCTGGTCAGCGGTTCGCGGTTGCTGGAGGAGTGCTTCGGGCCGGTGGTGCTGGTTGCCGAGTACGAGGACCGGGCTCAGCTCGACGCCGCTTTGGGCCAGTTGCAGGGCACGCTCACCGCGGCGGTGATGACCGGTGGTGACGACGATCCGGACGTCGCGGACCTGGTCGGCAAGCTCAGCGGACTCGCCGGTCGTGTCACGGTGAACGACTGGCCGACCGGCGTCGCGATCACCTGGGCCCAGCACCACGGCGGCCCGTGGCCGGCCACGACGGCGCCCGCCACCACCTCGGTCGGCGCCGGTGCGCTGGTCCGATTCACCCGGCCGGTCGCGTATCAGAGCGTGCCCGACGCCGCCCTGCCCGAGCCCTTGCGCGAGGACAACCCCTGGAACCTGCCCCGCCGAATCGACGGCGAGATGGCCTAGCGGACGGTGGACCGGCGCTCGATCAGGCCGATCGGCAGCGAGCGCACGGTCCCCGCCGCTGCTGTCCCGGCCAGCAGGTCGAACAGCAGCTGGGCACAAGCCGCACCGGCTTCGCGTGGGTGCAGGTCGATGGCGGTGATCGGCGGATCGCTGTGCGCCAGCGGGGTTCCGTCCACGCACGCGGCCAGCAGCAGGTCACCGCCGACCTCGCGCCCGGCCGCCCGCAGCACCGGCAGCGCGGCCGTGGCGGAACCGTCGGGCGCGCAGATCAGCGCGTCCAGCGAGGGATCGGTCTCCAGCAGCGCGCTGACGTTGTCCTGCACCACGTCCACCGGGGCGCCGAAGGTCAGCTCACGCAGCAGCGCGGGCACGCCCCGGCTCCGGCACCAGGCCCGGAACGCCTGCTGCAGCTGGTTTCCCCAGTCGGTGGTGGCGCTGGAGGCGAGCAGCGCCGTCCGCCGCGCGCCCGCCGCGTGCAGGTGGTCGAGCAGCCGCCCGAACATCTCCGCGTGGTCGGACAGCACGATCCCGGCCGGGCTGGCGTCCCCGGTGAACCGCTCGCAGGTGACCACCGGCACCGACGCCCGGAGCAGCCCGCGCACCATCGGATCGGTTTCCAGCGGATCGCCCAGCACCACGCCGTCCACACGGTGGAACGCGCCGGGCGCGGGCAGGTGTTTCGAGGTGAGCAGGGTGACGTCGTAGTTCATCTCGGCGGCCTTGTCGACCACGCCGAAGACGAAGGACATGTAGTACTCGGAGCGGGCGAGGATGTCCGGCAGGTGCAGCCCGATCGCGCCGGTGTTCGCGCGCCGCAGCGAGCGCGCCGAGGCATTGGGGGAGTAACCGAGCCGGTTCGCCGTGCTGGTGACCAGCTGCCTGGTCCGCTCCGAGACGCGGCCGGAGCCACGCAGCGCGTCGGACGCCGTGGTCTTGGAGACCCCCGCCACCCGCGCCACTTCGACCAGCGTGACCGGCTCTTCCTTGCCCACCAGCAGACGATAGCCGATGGCACGCGGTGACCCGGTGACACCCGGCGGCACCCAGTGCATATGAAACGATTCATTGGGTGAAGCGATGGCCATTTCCGGACCTTGAGTCTGCTGGTCCGCTTCGCTACTCTCCCGCTTAATACGTTTCAAAGTGTGACCTACGTCAACGAGGACGAGGAGACTCACTTGACTTCCTCCGAAGCCGTCGGCAACGCGCCGGTGGACGAATCCGGAACGGTCAGCCGTCAGCAGTGGAAATGGTCGACCCTGGCCGCGATGGCGTCCTATCTGGACGCCGGCTCGATCGTCGCGCTGGGCTCGGGCCTGGCCCTGTTCCAGGCGTACCTGGGATTGAGCAGCGGTGCGGTCGGCGCGCTGGCCGCCATCGGCCCGAACGCGATCGGCTGCGCGCTCGGCGCGCTGATCGGCGGGCGGCTCGGCGACAAGCTCGGCCGCAAGCGCATCTACAAGTACGACCTGCTGGTCTACGCGGCGGGCATCCTGTGCATCGCGCTCGCGGTCAACGCGCCGATGCTGTTCATCGGCACCTTCGTGGTCGGCGTCGCGGTCGGGGCGGACGTGCCGACCTCGCTCGCGCTGGTCGGCGAGTTCTCACCGTCGAAGGCCAGGGGCAAGCTGCTCAGCTTCACGCAGATCGCCTGGAACGCCGGGCCGGTGGTGGTGCTGTTGCTGGCACTCGTGCTGTCCCCGCTGGAACTGCTCGGCATCAGGATAGTCTTCCTGCACCTTTTTGTGGTCGCGATCGTCACCTGGGCACTGCGCCGGGGACTGGCCGAGTCGGCGAGGTGGACCGCGGCGTCGGCCGCCGCCGGTTCGGTCGCGACGCGGGTCGGCGCGCTCTTCCGCGGCGCCAACCTGCGGGCGCTGCTCTGGACCGGCACGATCTACCTGTTCTGGAACGTGGCCGCCGGCACCAACGGCATCTTCACCCCGTACATCATCACCACGCTCAACGCGGGCAGCCAGGCCGCCGGGGTGGCGCTGTCCTGCGCCGGCTTCGTCATCGGCATCCTGGCCACCCTGGTGTTCATGCGCCTGGTCGACCGCGGGCACACCATGCGCAAGCAGATGTGGGCGGCCGGTTCGGTGATGCAGGTGCTCGCCTTCGTGGCCTACCTGGTGTTCCCGTTCAACATCCCGGTGATCATCGCGAACATCCTGCTGTTCGGGGTCGGCGCCGCGTTCGCCGGCGAAGCGGTGTACAAGATCGTCAGCCAGGAGTTGTTCCCGACCATGCTCCGCGGCACCGCGCAGGGGCTGACCTTCGGTGTGGCGCGGACGTTCCTCGGCATCTGGAGCTTCTTCGTGCCGACGCTGGCGACCGCGGGCATCGGCACGGTTGCCGCGCTCCTGGCGGCCTGCCTGCTGGTCAGCGGGGTGGTCGGCTACTTCTTCATGCCCGACACCTCCGGCAAGTCGCTGGAGCAGATCGAAGTGGAGCGGGCGCCGGCATGACGCGGTTGCTCACCCGGTTCCGCGAACCGGGTCCCGAGTCCACGCCGCTGCCGATCTGGTGGTGGAGCGGGGCGAAGGTGACCAGGGCGCGGTTGCGCGCGCAGCTCGACCGGCTGTCCGGGCAGGGGGTGCGCCAGGCGGTGGTCCTGTGCCTGGCGCCCACCGGCCCGATGTTCGGCTCGGTGGCCGACGACCCGCCGTTTCTCGGTCCACAGTGGATCGAGCTGTTCGACGGCGTGTGCGCGGACGCCGAGCGGATCGGCTTCCGGTTGTGGTTGTACGACCAGATCGGCTTCTCCGGGGCGAACTTCCAGGGCCGGATCACCGCGCGGAACCCGGAGTACGCCGGGCTGGCGTTGCACCGGGAGTCCAGCGGCGGGATCGGCAGCCGGGTCAGCGGGTTCGACTACTTCGGCGTGGACGCCTGTGCCACCCTGCTCGACCAGGTGCACGGCGAGCTGGAACGCGGGCTGGGCCACTGGTTCGGCAAGGTGATCCCCGGCTTCTTCCAGGACGAACTGCCCGCGATGCCGACCTGGGGCCACGATTTCGCCGAGACCTTCGCCTCGCACTACGGCTACGAACTGGCGCTGCCCGCTCTGTTCGGCGGGGACGACGCCGAATCGGCCCGGCATCGCCGCGACTACCACGAGCACCGCGCCCGCCTGGCCCGCCGGGCGTTCTTCGACCCGCTCGACCGCTGGTTCGCCGAGCGCGAGCTGATCTGCGGTTTCGACCAACCTTCACCGGCCCGCGAAGGCGATCCCGTCGGTGGCGTCCAGCTGTACGGCGACTACCTCGGCACGCATTCCGGATTCGGCGCGCCGGGCAGCGACCACTGGGGCGACCCGAAGGTGCACAGCTCGCTGGCGCACGCGAACGGGCACCCACGCACCTGGATCGAGGCGTTCCACTCCTCCGGCTGGGGCGGAACGCTGGAGGAGACCTACGACTGGCTCGCGCCGTTCCTGCGGCGCGGCGCCAACCTGTACGACCCGCACGCGGTCTACTACTCGACCGTCGGCGGCTGGTGGGAGTGGGCGCCGCCGTCGACGTGCTGGCGTCAGCCGTACTGGCCCGCCTACCACCAGTTCTCCACTGCGGTGTCGCGGTTGTGCTCGGTGCTGACCACCGGCACGCACGTCTGCGACGTCGTCCTGCTCTCGCCGACGACCACCACTCAGGCCTACCTCACACTCG
The genomic region above belongs to Amycolatopsis sp. YIM 10 and contains:
- a CDS encoding C45 family peptidase, whose protein sequence is MRIAVHLSTETEPAARGRELGRARRAELHAAFARYTELFEAEGARDGQVAEWGARALAETAAWAPELAAEMTGMAEGAGLEAWQLGVLNGRTEILAALAVTGEGECSAAVLLPPSGAPRTVQTWDWHDTFREGMLLWSLEPRPGRRVHTFTEFGVVGKVGVNSDGLGLHFNVLRHASDHTGIGVPVHVVARRILDEATTVGEAAELARSARLSASTVLTVVTYDGERGDAIGLELSPERVGELPVGSDGVLLHTNHFLDEKLAEGEQTSNEVSSTFDRLPGLRERVSALNTTDRTERARALHSHRGDGPGICAHADLSLPAHLRWESLATISLDVAAGRLYAHEGGPCGVGPDGWQEVPFDEKGRV
- a CDS encoding aldehyde dehydrogenase family protein, with amino-acid sequence MTADISYDPRTGAAAGEVEATPDAEVDAALARAAAAAPIVAATSPADRSAWLYAIAGALDEPSTVDELISLADAETALGEPRLRMEIGRTSGQLRYYADVAVEGSYLQVTIDHAKPPTPAIARVQVPLGPVAVFGASNFPFAFSVLGTDTASALAAGCPVVVKAHPAHPRLSARLAELTRTALAGTSAPEGLFELVSGFDAGARLVRSEHTAAVAFTGSQRAGLALWQLANEREVVIPVFAEMGTVNPVVVTPAGAGRLAELAEGFVGSFTLGTGQYCTKPGMLFVPSGHSAAEVVAEELEKRAPKSWMLTERIARDAAAGVGELVTAGGRVVGSTEGPGEGWTVAPAVLSVPIEKLVSGSRLLEECFGPVVLVAEYEDRAQLDAALGQLQGTLTAAVMTGGDDDPDVADLVGKLSGLAGRVTVNDWPTGVAITWAQHHGGPWPATTAPATTSVGAGALVRFTRPVAYQSVPDAALPEPLREDNPWNLPRRIDGEMA
- a CDS encoding ABC transporter ATP-binding protein; translation: MSTPILELDDVTVTFTSGPPLRRRSTHAVHGVSLRIDPGETVGLVGESGSGKTTTSMVALGLRTPTSGEVRFDGQPFPKRRRALAGRMQAVLQHPQWSLDPRMRVGRSVAEPLTVLGKTDLAGRTGEMLEQVGLDASFARRYPHQLSGGQRQRVSIARALVTRPPFLVFDEAVSALDVSVQAQILNLIKDLQAELGFAALFISHDLGAVRYVADRIAVMRGGEIVENAEAAVFYREPEHEYSRQLMEAL
- a CDS encoding ABC transporter permease, producing the protein MRLVSWWVRRLVSAVLTLFVVSVLIFAASRLMPGGFAEVVLGPFATPEQRAAMSEKYGLDQSLFAQYGLWLSAALHGDLGTSLLSGEPVAGEFGLRIPVTVELTLLGIGAAVLIGVPLGVYTAVRAGKRGGGALGRLAGGLGVSVPEFVLGSLVVFVFSRYALGLTVGGYRPLGEDLGANLRSMVLPAAVLSVFAIAVTARTTRDAVMNVLVEPYITASVARGETSLFIIGRHVLRNASIPILVVLTSTTAYLLGGAVIVEHLFNLPGVGSYVVQAVGRRDYAVVQAGVLLAAVVFVVLNMLSDAASGVLDPRFGTDRKANR
- a CDS encoding ABC transporter substrate-binding protein, with the protein product MRIRRFCTALAVVPLVASCAAQAVPEPTATQRPGYLAAADPALPPGGTVELQMPVDTGAAGGLDPQLADVAVSWQLMSLVYETLVTVGPDFEPLPGLAERWETPSPTEYVFHLRPGVTFSNGRAMTAADVVGSMNRLLAGEGVWRTQIGPVESVTALDPATVRFRLSSPYTPFLSALANTPAAVLPMTEVENGSVDLTKTMLGTGPFVDTFHRQDVLWRFKRRPDYWAPGKPAADAVNISIVPQEPTRIASLQNNSANLAVLGNVDAPQVLAGVRGVTVRAQSTTDFYYLMLNSNAPGGKFADPRVRTAINIAMDRAQIAQVATNGLGKPTGVTPVDLPDACDPATLPSATAGLDRARQLLAEAGVRNLKFVITAYATEPAPAVAQVIQQNLARIGIEVTIEQLDEGSWAGKVYGSVPAGFDAALSWFAGYAGAGMVAKWWNPEQAAFNLGFMKPNPELNRVIDAAAARPDGPDRAPALRELCTAVDTDAQMIPLVTRPVLVGYRHDSVSPTVYATEGYGNAFRGLADFRLVGRP
- a CDS encoding P1 family peptidase, which produces MSNAPETRLARPSAFAPGALTNDDAELTPQPSEGRAVVPFDLPGVLVGTAEYHEGPTGCTVLHFPDGVRTAIDARGGAVGLSGGYDIHQAIVFAGGSVYGLEAAAGVGTELLHRVENRTHWAALQHVSGAVIYDFSARDTAIAPDAALGRAALRNAKPGKFPVGRCGAGRTASVGKIDFGRAEFAGQGAAFREIGGMKVLVATVVNAVGVVVDRDGRVVRGNVHADTGERKLPVEDYALAAGGGQPVGTLAGNTTLTVLVTNVRLPEVSLRQLGTQVHSSMHRAIQPFHTEIDGDILFTCTTDEVDLTGITATGLGAIASEVAWDAVLSSVE
- a CDS encoding ABC transporter ATP-binding protein encodes the protein MTQLLQIDRLAVDYGPVRALDGASLTVGRGETVGIVGESGSGKSTLGAAIGGLLPRAATVAGGEVRVGGVAVGGLAPRELRTLRRERLGFIFQEPIGSLDPTMRVGKQVALALRGRAGKAEVLDRLASVKLADPARVARGYPHQLSGGMAQRVAIAMAMAAEPELLIADEPTAALDSQVRDEVLDLVFALAAAAGTTILWLSHDLPAVARRCSRVVVMYGGRVVESGAASAVLGEPRHPYTAALARSVPGAVAEGERLVSIPGQPPVLSGASTGCAFAARCPEVLDSCAGERPLLHVSADRDVLCHRAGSAVGASR
- a CDS encoding ABC transporter permease; translated protein: MKLDRLARAGLWCLGVLVLAALAGAVFGLGGAPDAIVGPRLAPPSGDWLFGTDQLGRSMLPRVLEGIGTTLLLSTIAVVVTAALSTLLGIVAGYRGGWLGELVLRSVDVLYSFPAIVLAILVAAVAGPGQPATMASIVLVTIPLMTRLVRAAAVTVAQRDYITAAVISGVGRWRILTGHVLPNVSGTIAVQGTYALSVGILVEGGLSFLGFGVQPPDSSLGVLIQQGGIYLLAAPWLLAFPGAVLVVAILAINVFGDGLRDRLEPRESRSLV
- a CDS encoding LacI family DNA-binding transcriptional regulator encodes the protein MGKEEPVTLVEVARVAGVSKTTASDALRGSGRVSERTRQLVTSTANRLGYSPNASARSLRRANTGAIGLHLPDILARSEYYMSFVFGVVDKAAEMNYDVTLLTSKHLPAPGAFHRVDGVVLGDPLETDPMVRGLLRASVPVVTCERFTGDASPAGIVLSDHAEMFGRLLDHLHAAGARRTALLASSATTDWGNQLQQAFRAWCRSRGVPALLRELTFGAPVDVVQDNVSALLETDPSLDALICAPDGSATAALPVLRAAGREVGGDLLLAACVDGTPLAHSDPPITAIDLHPREAGAACAQLLFDLLAGTAAAGTVRSLPIGLIERRSTVR